One stretch of Phocoena phocoena chromosome 10, mPhoPho1.1, whole genome shotgun sequence DNA includes these proteins:
- the CYP21A2 gene encoding steroid 21-hydroxylase isoform X3, whose protein sequence is MVLIGLLLLLPLLVGTRLLWGQWKLRSLHLPPLVPGFLHLLQPNLPVYLLGLTQKLGPIYRLRLGLQDVVVLNSKRTIEEALIRKWVDFAGRPQIPSYQLVSQHCQDISLGDYSLLWKAHKKLTRSALLLGVRSSMEPRVEQLTQEFCERMKARAGAPVTIQKEFSLLTCSIICYLTFGDKEDTLVHAFHDCVQDLMKTWDHWSIQILDMVPFLRLFPNPGLRRLKQAMENRDHIVEKQLRQHKESMVAGQWRDMTDYMLQGMGKQRVEEGPGQLLEGHVHMSVVDLFIGGTETTANTLSWAVAFLLHHPEIQRRLQEELDRELGPGASGSRVPYKDRARLPLLNATIAEVLRLRPVVPLALPHRATRASSIFGYDIPEGMVVIPNLQGAHLDETVWERPHEFRPDRFLEAGANPSALAFGCGARVCLGEPLARLELFVVLGQLLQAFTLLSPAGALPSLQPHPYCGINLKIQPFQD, encoded by the exons ATGGTGCTCatagggctgctgctgctgctgcccttgCTAGTCGGCACTCGCCTGCTGTGGGGCCAGTGGAAGCTCAGGagcctccacctcccacctcttGTCCCCGGCTTCCTGCACCTGCTGCAGCCCAACCTCCCCGTCTATCTGCTTGGCCTGACTCAGAAACTCGGGCCCATCTACAGGCTCCGGCTCGGGCTGCAAG atgtggtggtgctgaactccaaGAGGACCATTGAGGAGGCCCTGATCAGGAAGTGGGTGGACTTTGCCGGCAGACCCCAGATACCATCTT ACCAGCTGGTATCTCAGCACTGCCAGGACATCTCACTGGGGGACTACTCCCTGCTCTGGAAGGCCCACAAGAAACTCACGCGCTCAGCCCTGCTGCTGGGCGTCCGCAGCTCCATGGAGCCCCGGGTGGAGCAGCTGACCCAGGAGTTCTGTGAG CGCATGAAAGCCCGGGCTGGTGCCCCCGTGACCATCCAGAAGGAATTCTCTCTCCTCACCTGCAGCATCATCTGTTACCTCACCTTTGGAGACAAG GAGGACACCTTAGTACATGCCTTTCACGACTGTGTCCAGGATTTGATGAAAACCTGGGACCACTGGTCCATCCAAATTTTGGACATGGTTCCCTTTCTCAGG TTGTTCCCCAACCCCGGGCTCCGGAGGCTGAagcaggccatggagaacagggaccaCATCGTAGAGAAGCAGCTGAGGCAGCACAAG gaGAGCATGGTGGCGGGCCAGTGGAGGGACATGACGGACTACATGCTCCAGGGGATGGGGAAGCAAAGAGTGGAAGAGGGCCCCGGGCAGCTCCTTGAAGGGCACGTGCATATGTCCGTGGTGGACCTTTTCATCGGTGGCACTGAGACCACAGCAAACACCCTTTCCTGGGCTGTGGCGTTCCTGCTTCACCACCCTGAG ATTCAGCGGCGACTGCAGGAGGAGTTGGATCGCGAGCTGGGCCCCGGAGCCTCGGGCTCCCGAGTCCCATACAAGGACCGCGCTCGGCTGCCCTTGCTCAACGCCACCATCGCTGAGGTGCTGCGCCTGCGGCCCGTCGTGCCCCTGGCCTTGCCGCACCGCGCCACGCGGGCTAGCAG CATCTTTGGCTACGACATCCCCGAGGGCATGGTTGTCATCCCCAACCTCCAAGGTGCCCACCTGGACGAGACTGTGTGGGAGCGGCCGCACGAGTTCCGGCCCG ACCGCTTCCTGGAAGCGGGCGCGAACCCCAGCGCGCTGGCCTTTGGCTGTGGGGCGCGCGTGTGCCTGGGCGAGCCGCTGGCGCGCCTCGAGCTCTTCGTGGTGCTGGGGCAACTGCTGCAGGCCTTCACGCTGCTGTCGCCCGCGGGCGCCCTGCCCTCGCTGCAGCCCCATCCCTACTGCGGCATCAACCTCAAGATTCAGCCTTTCCAG GACTGA
- the CYP21A2 gene encoding steroid 21-hydroxylase isoform X1 — translation MVLIGLLLLLPLLVGTRLLWGQWKLRSLHLPPLVPGFLHLLQPNLPVYLLGLTQKLGPIYRLRLGLQDVVVLNSKRTIEEALIRKWVDFAGRPQIPSYQLVSQHCQDISLGDYSLLWKAHKKLTRSALLLGVRSSMEPRVEQLTQEFCERMKARAGAPVTIQKEFSLLTCSIICYLTFGDKEDTLVHAFHDCVQDLMKTWDHWSIQILDMVPFLRLFPNPGLRRLKQAMENRDHIVEKQLRQHKESMVAGQWRDMTDYMLQGMGKQRVEEGPGQLLEGHVHMSVVDLFIGGTETTANTLSWAVAFLLHHPEIQRRLQEELDRELGPGASGSRVPYKDRARLPLLNATIAEVLRLRPVVPLALPHRATRASSIFGYDIPEGMVVIPNLQGAHLDETVWERPHEFRPDRFLEAGANPSALAFGCGARVCLGEPLARLELFVVLGQLLQAFTLLSPAGALPSLQPHPYCGINLKIQPFQVRLQPRGGGGRGVREHQ, via the exons ATGGTGCTCatagggctgctgctgctgctgcccttgCTAGTCGGCACTCGCCTGCTGTGGGGCCAGTGGAAGCTCAGGagcctccacctcccacctcttGTCCCCGGCTTCCTGCACCTGCTGCAGCCCAACCTCCCCGTCTATCTGCTTGGCCTGACTCAGAAACTCGGGCCCATCTACAGGCTCCGGCTCGGGCTGCAAG atgtggtggtgctgaactccaaGAGGACCATTGAGGAGGCCCTGATCAGGAAGTGGGTGGACTTTGCCGGCAGACCCCAGATACCATCTT ACCAGCTGGTATCTCAGCACTGCCAGGACATCTCACTGGGGGACTACTCCCTGCTCTGGAAGGCCCACAAGAAACTCACGCGCTCAGCCCTGCTGCTGGGCGTCCGCAGCTCCATGGAGCCCCGGGTGGAGCAGCTGACCCAGGAGTTCTGTGAG CGCATGAAAGCCCGGGCTGGTGCCCCCGTGACCATCCAGAAGGAATTCTCTCTCCTCACCTGCAGCATCATCTGTTACCTCACCTTTGGAGACAAG GAGGACACCTTAGTACATGCCTTTCACGACTGTGTCCAGGATTTGATGAAAACCTGGGACCACTGGTCCATCCAAATTTTGGACATGGTTCCCTTTCTCAGG TTGTTCCCCAACCCCGGGCTCCGGAGGCTGAagcaggccatggagaacagggaccaCATCGTAGAGAAGCAGCTGAGGCAGCACAAG gaGAGCATGGTGGCGGGCCAGTGGAGGGACATGACGGACTACATGCTCCAGGGGATGGGGAAGCAAAGAGTGGAAGAGGGCCCCGGGCAGCTCCTTGAAGGGCACGTGCATATGTCCGTGGTGGACCTTTTCATCGGTGGCACTGAGACCACAGCAAACACCCTTTCCTGGGCTGTGGCGTTCCTGCTTCACCACCCTGAG ATTCAGCGGCGACTGCAGGAGGAGTTGGATCGCGAGCTGGGCCCCGGAGCCTCGGGCTCCCGAGTCCCATACAAGGACCGCGCTCGGCTGCCCTTGCTCAACGCCACCATCGCTGAGGTGCTGCGCCTGCGGCCCGTCGTGCCCCTGGCCTTGCCGCACCGCGCCACGCGGGCTAGCAG CATCTTTGGCTACGACATCCCCGAGGGCATGGTTGTCATCCCCAACCTCCAAGGTGCCCACCTGGACGAGACTGTGTGGGAGCGGCCGCACGAGTTCCGGCCCG ACCGCTTCCTGGAAGCGGGCGCGAACCCCAGCGCGCTGGCCTTTGGCTGTGGGGCGCGCGTGTGCCTGGGCGAGCCGCTGGCGCGCCTCGAGCTCTTCGTGGTGCTGGGGCAACTGCTGCAGGCCTTCACGCTGCTGTCGCCCGCGGGCGCCCTGCCCTCGCTGCAGCCCCATCCCTACTGCGGCATCAACCTCAAGATTCAGCCTTTCCAGGTGCGGCTGCAGCCCCGGGGCGGCGGAGGCCGGGGCGTGCGTGAGCACCAATGA
- the CYP21A2 gene encoding steroid 21-hydroxylase isoform X2: MVLIGLLLLLPLLVGTRLLWGQWKLRSLHLPPLVPGFLHLLQPNLPVYLLGLTQKLGPIYRLRLGLQDVVVLNSKRTIEEALIRKWVDFAGRPQIPSYQLVSQHCQDISLGDYSLLWKAHKKLTRSALLLGVRSSMEPRVEQLTQEFCERMKARAGAPVTIQKEFSLLTCSIICYLTFGDKEDTLVHAFHDCVQDLMKTWDHWSIQILDMVPFLRLFPNPGLRRLKQAMENRDHIVEKQLRQHKESMVAGQWRDMTDYMLQGMGKQRVEEGPGQLLEGHVHMSVVDLFIGGTETTANTLSWAVAFLLHHPEIQRRLQEELDRELGPGASGSRVPYKDRARLPLLNATIAEVLRLRPVVPLALPHRATRASSIFGYDIPEGMVVIPNLQGAHLDETVWERPHEFRPDRFLEAGANPSALAFGCGARVCLGEPLARLELFVVLGQLLQAFTLLSPAGALPSLQPHPYCGINLKIQPFQRNPSVLGSHSRALEG; this comes from the exons ATGGTGCTCatagggctgctgctgctgctgcccttgCTAGTCGGCACTCGCCTGCTGTGGGGCCAGTGGAAGCTCAGGagcctccacctcccacctcttGTCCCCGGCTTCCTGCACCTGCTGCAGCCCAACCTCCCCGTCTATCTGCTTGGCCTGACTCAGAAACTCGGGCCCATCTACAGGCTCCGGCTCGGGCTGCAAG atgtggtggtgctgaactccaaGAGGACCATTGAGGAGGCCCTGATCAGGAAGTGGGTGGACTTTGCCGGCAGACCCCAGATACCATCTT ACCAGCTGGTATCTCAGCACTGCCAGGACATCTCACTGGGGGACTACTCCCTGCTCTGGAAGGCCCACAAGAAACTCACGCGCTCAGCCCTGCTGCTGGGCGTCCGCAGCTCCATGGAGCCCCGGGTGGAGCAGCTGACCCAGGAGTTCTGTGAG CGCATGAAAGCCCGGGCTGGTGCCCCCGTGACCATCCAGAAGGAATTCTCTCTCCTCACCTGCAGCATCATCTGTTACCTCACCTTTGGAGACAAG GAGGACACCTTAGTACATGCCTTTCACGACTGTGTCCAGGATTTGATGAAAACCTGGGACCACTGGTCCATCCAAATTTTGGACATGGTTCCCTTTCTCAGG TTGTTCCCCAACCCCGGGCTCCGGAGGCTGAagcaggccatggagaacagggaccaCATCGTAGAGAAGCAGCTGAGGCAGCACAAG gaGAGCATGGTGGCGGGCCAGTGGAGGGACATGACGGACTACATGCTCCAGGGGATGGGGAAGCAAAGAGTGGAAGAGGGCCCCGGGCAGCTCCTTGAAGGGCACGTGCATATGTCCGTGGTGGACCTTTTCATCGGTGGCACTGAGACCACAGCAAACACCCTTTCCTGGGCTGTGGCGTTCCTGCTTCACCACCCTGAG ATTCAGCGGCGACTGCAGGAGGAGTTGGATCGCGAGCTGGGCCCCGGAGCCTCGGGCTCCCGAGTCCCATACAAGGACCGCGCTCGGCTGCCCTTGCTCAACGCCACCATCGCTGAGGTGCTGCGCCTGCGGCCCGTCGTGCCCCTGGCCTTGCCGCACCGCGCCACGCGGGCTAGCAG CATCTTTGGCTACGACATCCCCGAGGGCATGGTTGTCATCCCCAACCTCCAAGGTGCCCACCTGGACGAGACTGTGTGGGAGCGGCCGCACGAGTTCCGGCCCG ACCGCTTCCTGGAAGCGGGCGCGAACCCCAGCGCGCTGGCCTTTGGCTGTGGGGCGCGCGTGTGCCTGGGCGAGCCGCTGGCGCGCCTCGAGCTCTTCGTGGTGCTGGGGCAACTGCTGCAGGCCTTCACGCTGCTGTCGCCCGCGGGCGCCCTGCCCTCGCTGCAGCCCCATCCCTACTGCGGCATCAACCTCAAGATTCAGCCTTTCCAG CGCAACCCCTCAGTGCTCGGCAGTCATAGTAGGGCGCTGGAGGGGTGA